From Pandoraea norimbergensis, the proteins below share one genomic window:
- a CDS encoding zinc finger Ran-binding domain-containing protein — MQCPTCGTNNATSALRCKQCGAPLADAEPGFREASLAATGGGVLGASGASDVPIAATPVGETAASASANESVPPAETRRLTRCERREQRRRDGEPGWINGALVLGTAVFAAIALVGIWWNLRAPYVDPTPKPDAIVVAPFNNGSNAPPINASGDVSAVAPSAASSAESALLARAQVLAAVDAAASGAEADVASAPPMTASAATAALTAAATAALTPPAPAPDDMMTLLSRRDAANAARPVANPDLPAHLDNNDIGPIAAAGAARPPVTASSPTTASAAGAATTIAAALAQCDKYRWFEVVPKQRCIWAVCNGRWGRDGCPAGVNPGESH, encoded by the coding sequence GTGCAATGTCCAACCTGTGGGACGAACAATGCGACGAGTGCGCTGCGCTGCAAACAGTGCGGTGCGCCCCTTGCAGATGCCGAACCGGGATTTCGGGAGGCCAGTCTGGCTGCCACGGGGGGCGGTGTGCTCGGCGCGTCCGGTGCCTCCGATGTGCCGATCGCGGCGACGCCCGTCGGTGAGACCGCCGCATCTGCCTCGGCTAACGAGTCTGTCCCGCCCGCCGAAACCCGCCGTCTGACACGGTGCGAGCGCCGGGAGCAGCGCCGGCGCGACGGCGAACCCGGCTGGATAAATGGCGCGCTGGTGCTCGGCACCGCCGTCTTCGCCGCCATTGCGCTCGTCGGTATCTGGTGGAATCTGCGCGCGCCTTATGTCGACCCGACGCCCAAGCCGGACGCCATCGTCGTCGCCCCATTCAATAACGGTAGTAACGCTCCCCCGATCAATGCGTCGGGCGATGTGAGCGCAGTGGCCCCCAGTGCCGCCAGCAGTGCGGAGTCGGCGTTGCTCGCCCGCGCGCAGGTGCTTGCCGCTGTCGATGCCGCCGCATCAGGCGCCGAGGCGGACGTGGCGTCGGCCCCGCCAATGACGGCGTCTGCGGCCACTGCTGCGCTGACCGCCGCCGCGACCGCAGCGCTGACACCACCCGCGCCTGCACCGGACGACATGATGACGTTGCTCAGCCGTCGCGATGCGGCAAATGCCGCGCGGCCGGTGGCCAACCCGGACCTGCCCGCGCACCTCGACAACAACGACATCGGTCCGATTGCCGCAGCGGGGGCTGCGCGTCCACCTGTCACGGCATCCAGCCCGACGACTGCGTCGGCCGCCGGTGCGGCCACGACCATCGCGGCCGCGCTCGCGCAGTGCGACAAGTACCGGTGGTTCGAAGTCGTGCCGAAGCAGCGCTGCATCTGGGCGGTCTGTAACGGACGATGGGGCCGCGACGGTTGTCCGGCCGGGGTGAATCCCGGGGAGTCGCACTAG
- a CDS encoding UvrD-helicase domain-containing protein translates to MSSFPLNPAQNEAVRYFDGPCLVLAGAGSGKTRVITQKIAWLIETKGFEPKHIAAVTFTNKAAAEMRERVAKQLEGKTLTTPGKEGRKVPVNQLTICTFHSLGVQILRREAENVGLKPQFSILDSDDCFGLIQEQLGTTDKGMIRGVQTAISLWKNALVTPETALAAAETADEHQAAVVYRNYMATLQAYQAVDFDDLIRLPAELFARDEEVRERWQNKLRYLLIDEYQDTNTCQYLLLKLLAGPRAAFMAVGDDDQAIYGWRGATLDNLKQLQVDFPTLKVIKLEQNYRSTSRILTAANNVIAKNPKIFEKKLWSEHGLGDPITVTPANDEEHEAESVVFRLSAHKFERRAEFRDYAILYRGNHQARIFEQVLRRERIPYVLSGGQSFFDKAEIKDLCAYLRLLANPDDDPAFIRAVTTPRRGVGSTTLESLGGFAGQAKVSLFEAVYMGAVEARLQPRQLEPLRAFCDFIQRIAARAARDPANEVIDDLMAGIHYEAYLYDTFDERQAQARWTTVLEFLEWMKRKGTRGTADAATGLDNAEDIDDDAKSLMELTQTIALMSMLEGRDGDDPDAVRLSTLHASKGLEYPHVFLVGMEEGILPHIREDEEVTAEKIEEERRLMYVGITRAQRTLQLSWCKKRKRARETYTCEVSRFVPEMQLDEAPPPPPEDAPMSPKDRLASLKAMLAGGANKTP, encoded by the coding sequence ATGTCGTCCTTTCCGCTCAATCCTGCCCAGAACGAAGCCGTGCGTTATTTCGACGGTCCCTGCCTCGTGCTGGCCGGTGCCGGCAGCGGCAAGACGCGCGTCATCACGCAAAAAATCGCGTGGCTCATCGAAACCAAGGGGTTCGAACCGAAGCACATCGCCGCCGTCACCTTCACGAACAAGGCCGCGGCCGAAATGCGCGAGCGCGTGGCCAAGCAGCTCGAAGGCAAGACGCTCACCACGCCCGGCAAGGAAGGCCGCAAGGTCCCCGTCAATCAGTTGACGATCTGTACGTTCCACTCGCTTGGCGTGCAGATTCTGCGCCGCGAGGCGGAGAACGTCGGCCTCAAGCCCCAGTTCTCGATTCTCGACTCGGACGATTGCTTCGGCCTTATTCAGGAACAACTGGGCACGACGGACAAGGGGATGATTCGCGGCGTTCAAACCGCCATCTCGCTCTGGAAGAACGCGCTGGTCACGCCCGAGACGGCGCTGGCCGCCGCCGAGACCGCCGACGAGCATCAGGCTGCCGTGGTCTATCGCAACTACATGGCCACGTTGCAGGCGTACCAGGCGGTCGACTTCGATGATTTGATCCGTCTGCCCGCCGAGTTGTTCGCGCGCGACGAAGAGGTGCGTGAGCGCTGGCAGAACAAACTGCGCTATCTGCTGATCGACGAGTATCAGGACACCAACACCTGTCAGTACCTGCTGCTCAAACTGCTGGCCGGCCCGCGCGCGGCGTTTATGGCCGTGGGCGACGACGATCAGGCGATCTACGGCTGGCGCGGCGCCACGCTCGACAACCTCAAGCAGTTGCAGGTCGACTTTCCCACGCTGAAGGTCATCAAGCTGGAGCAGAACTACCGCTCGACTTCACGCATCCTGACGGCGGCGAACAACGTTATCGCCAAGAATCCGAAAATCTTCGAGAAGAAGTTGTGGAGTGAGCACGGCCTCGGCGATCCGATTACCGTTACGCCAGCCAACGACGAAGAACACGAGGCCGAATCGGTCGTGTTCCGTTTGTCGGCCCACAAGTTCGAGCGTCGCGCGGAGTTTCGCGACTACGCGATCCTGTATCGCGGCAATCACCAGGCGCGCATCTTCGAACAGGTGCTGCGCCGCGAGCGCATTCCCTATGTGCTGTCGGGCGGGCAGTCGTTCTTCGACAAGGCCGAAATCAAGGATCTTTGCGCTTATCTCCGGCTGCTGGCCAACCCGGACGACGATCCCGCGTTCATCCGCGCGGTGACCACGCCGCGCCGGGGCGTGGGCAGCACCACGCTCGAATCGCTCGGCGGGTTTGCCGGGCAAGCCAAGGTGTCGCTGTTCGAGGCGGTCTACATGGGCGCCGTTGAAGCCCGCTTGCAGCCGCGCCAGCTCGAACCGCTGCGGGCGTTCTGCGATTTCATCCAGCGCATTGCGGCGCGCGCCGCGCGCGATCCTGCCAATGAGGTCATCGATGACCTGATGGCAGGCATTCACTACGAGGCCTATCTTTACGACACGTTCGACGAGCGTCAGGCGCAGGCGCGCTGGACCACGGTGCTCGAATTCCTCGAATGGATGAAGCGCAAGGGTACGCGCGGCACCGCCGATGCGGCGACCGGACTGGATAACGCCGAAGATATCGACGACGACGCCAAGAGCCTGATGGAACTCACGCAGACCATCGCGCTGATGTCGATGCTCGAAGGCCGCGACGGCGACGATCCCGATGCGGTGCGCCTGTCGACGCTGCACGCGTCGAAGGGTCTCGAATACCCGCACGTATTCCTCGTGGGGATGGAGGAAGGCATTCTTCCGCACATTCGCGAGGATGAGGAAGTCACCGCGGAGAAGATCGAAGAAGAGCGCCGGTTGATGTACGTGGGCATTACGCGCGCGCAACGCACGCTGCAATTGTCGTGGTGCAAGAAGCGCAAACGGGCGCGGGAAACGTACACGTGCGAAGTCTCGCGGTTCGTACCCGAG